In the genome of bacterium, the window CGTTTGACTCTGAGCAGGCAGTGAGGTAGAAAACAGAGGCGCCAAAGTGCAGATAACTTTAAGTGCAAAATACATGGCATTGTTCTCCGTAAATCGTGCTGAACTGGATTTTCACCAGGCCGCAGGCGTCAAGGCTTACATACGACCAGATCGCCGTAACCCTGACGGCCTTTTTAAACGAGCTGTGGTGAAAGGGTCAGTCTTTGGCATCCGCATAAGAATCAACCATTGCCTGATAGACCAACGCGCGGAATTTGCTGTGCAGATCGCTGTTGGTGGCGGGCAGCAGCTGGGTCATCAGTACGGCCACCAGTTTTTCCAGGGGATCGACCCAATAAACAGTGTGATAAGCGCCGCCCCAGCCGAAGGAGCCGGTTGTTCCCAGCTGGCCATTGCGCCCCAGACGGTCGGTGACCCAGAATCCCAGACCAAATCCCTGTGCGCCATACAGGTCCCCGACATGGTCCGCGGTCATCAGCTGTACCGACTTGGGTGAAAGCAAGCGGAGACCGTTCAGTTGTCCGCCCTGCTGCAGCATGAGCAGAAAGGCGGCATAGTCACGGGCGGTGGACAATAATCCGGCGCCGCCGGCATAACATTTTTGCGGTCCTTGCATGTAAAAATTATTGCTGCGATCCTCCTGAAGCGTCAGAACACCCTGGTCATCGATCCCATATACAGAAGTAAAACGGTCAAGTTTTTCTTTGGGCAGGAAAAAAGCGGTGTCATTCATGCCCAATGGACCGGTGATATTCCTCTGGATATAGTCCGCCAAGCTCAGCCCTGAAGCGCATTCGACCACATACCCCAGAATATCGGTGTTGTAGCCGTAGATGAATTTTTCGCCCGGTTGCGCGTCCAAAGGCAGAGTCGCCAGCTTTTTGATCACCTGGCCGATGGTCATATCTTTATCAGCCAGAAACCAGGTGTTCAGGCCGGCTGCCTGCCACTCCGCTTTCGCGGGACCACTTCCATAAGAGATGCCGGCCGTATGAGTGAGCAGATCCCGCAGGGTGATAGCGCGTTTCAGCGGGATCGTATAATAATTGGGCGAATTTTTTGTTTCCAACGGCACCGCCACACGGGCGCCGGCAAACTCAGGAATGTATTTGGTCACTGGATCATCCAACAGCAGTTTGCCTTCCTCCTGCAGCATCATGATGGCCGTGCTGGTGATCGCCTTGGTTTGCGAGGCGATGCGAAAGATGGCGTTGACCGGCATGGGCTGGTTGCGTTCGATGTCGATTTTACCGAAGGCTTTTTCATAGACCACTTTGCCGTCGCGTAAAACGAGCGTCACCAGCCCGGCCAAACGGCCCTGATCCACATACCCCTGCATGGCGCGGCTCAGACGGTCCAGCCGTTCTGCGGAAAAGCCCACTTGAGCGGGTTTGGCCGTCGGCAAAGAGGCGGCCTGGAGAAATGGGGCAAACAACAGGAAGAGACAGAGCAACATCACTGCCATGAACCATCGACGCTGAAAAAAGGATTTCATCTGGCTGCTCCTTACTGAAAGTTCTGTTTTCTTTATTATACAAATAATGACTCTTGGAAACAAGAGATATGTGTTTGCAACGCCCCCGCAAGACCGGCGAAACGGTTTTCAGTCAACATTCTTGTTGCGAATCGTGGACAAATTATTTAGATTTTCTAAATTGTCGTTCTCTACAGGATGCTGCCGAGATGATTAAAACCGCTTTCCTCTGCGTTGCCTGTCTTTTGCTGATGTCCGGCTTTTCGCAAACACCGCTCTCAAATCCCAGCGTTCCGGATGATTTGAACCTGGCCTCCTGGATTTCCGATGGAAAACCTTCAGAGACCTGCGACAGCCTGCATTACTTGGAGGACCCGGCCCCGCAATTCAGAAAGGAATTTATGCTGGAGAAGGACGCCGTTCAAAGCGCCCGGCTGTACATCACCGCTGCAGGGTATTATACCGTCACACTGAACGGCAACCGAATCGGCGATTCGTTTTTAGATCCGGCGTGGACCAACTACGACAAGCGAATCTATTATTCAGAACACGACATTACCTCTCTGCTCACTCAAGAAAAGAATTGCCTGGGCGTGGTAGTGGGAAATGGATTTTACAATCCACTGCCTTTGCGAATGTGGGGTACACGCAATCTGCGCGAGGTCCTGCCTGTCGGCAGACCCGCTTTTATCGCTCAACTCATTGTCATCTATCGCGATGGCCGGCAGCGGATCGTCCCAACCGATACGACCTGGAACTATGCATATGGCCCGATTCTGCGCAACAATGTCTATCTGGGTATGCTTTACGATGCGCGTAAAGAGCTTGGGTCATGGGATCAGCCCGGCTTTGATGACTCGGGTTGGCAGCCGGCCTTGATTGTTCAGGGGCCGTCCGGCCGGCTGCAAAAAGCGTTCTTTCCACCCATCAAAATTACCGATCGGATTACGCCCCTTTCCGTGAGCGAACCTCGACCGGGCGTGTATCTCGTGGATATGGGCACTAATTTCGCCGGCGTCTGTTCCATGAGGCTGATGGGCC includes:
- a CDS encoding family 78 glycoside hydrolase catalytic domain; translated protein: MIKTAFLCVACLLLMSGFSQTPLSNPSVPDDLNLASWISDGKPSETCDSLHYLEDPAPQFRKEFMLEKDAVQSARLYITAAGYYTVTLNGNRIGDSFLDPAWTNYDKRIYYSEHDITSLLTQEKNCLGVVVGNGFYNPLPLRMWGTRNLREVLPVGRPAFIAQLIVIYRDGRQRIVPTDTTWNYAYGPILRNNVYLGMLYDARKELGSWDQPGFDDSGWQPALIVQGPSGRLQKAFFPPIKITDRITPLSVSEPRPGVYLVDMGTNFAGVCSMRLMGRPGDSVMLRYGERIYEDGQLNPMTAVCGQIKRKGQGGPGAPDVAWQTDMYRFGRRSPVWFTP
- a CDS encoding beta-lactamase family protein, whose translation is MAVMLLCLFLLFAPFLQAASLPTAKPAQVGFSAERLDRLSRAMQGYVDQGRLAGLVTLVLRDGKVVYEKAFGKIDIERNQPMPVNAIFRIASQTKAITSTAIMMLQEEGKLLLDDPVTKYIPEFAGARVAVPLETKNSPNYYTIPLKRAITLRDLLTHTAGISYGSGPAKAEWQAAGLNTWFLADKDMTIGQVIKKLATLPLDAQPGEKFIYGYNTDILGYVVECASGLSLADYIQRNITGPLGMNDTAFFLPKEKLDRFTSVYGIDDQGVLTLQEDRSNNFYMQGPQKCYAGGAGLLSTARDYAAFLLMLQQGGQLNGLRLLSPKSVQLMTADHVGDLYGAQGFGLGFWVTDRLGRNGQLGTTGSFGWGGAYHTVYWVDPLEKLVAVLMTQLLPATNSDLHSKFRALVYQAMVDSYADAKD